Proteins found in one Thermaerobacter subterraneus DSM 13965 genomic segment:
- the asnB gene encoding asparagine synthase (glutamine-hydrolyzing), with protein MCGIAGWIDWERDLTREGAVLKAMTGTLACRGPDDDGYWVSRHAAIGHRRLIVIDPAGGAQPMVRERGGGPVVLTYNGELYNTAELRQELAALGHTFTTRSDTEVVLAAYLAWGERAPARLNGIFAFAVWDEGAQRLFLARDHFGIKPLFFFARGGTLVFGSELKALLAHPAVEPVVDAEGLAEIFAVGPARTPGHGIFRGVREVLPGHYVIFDRRGLRQGPYWQLESRPHTDGLVETVATVRDLLADAVRRQLVSDVPLGTLLSGGLDSSAVTALAVRALAGAGQADPLRTFSVDYEGNDRFFQPNDFQPEADAPYVELMARTLGTRHRVVRLSTAALVEALPAAMTARDLPGMADIDASLLLFCQEIKRDVTVALSGECADEVFCGYPWFYRQDALEARTFPWSLKVDARLQVLHPELRARLRPEEYLAERYREALAEVPRLEGEEPAAARVREIAYLTLTRWMPVLLDRNDRMSMAVGLEVRVPFCDPRLVEYVWNVPWELKTLSGREKGLLRHALEGILPPEVLWRKKSPYPKTFNPAYLAAMQAWMRSILDDPASPLRPLIDEAAVRQLVEAEGEFDIPWFGQLMRRPQMLAYLAQVDLWLRKYKVRIEV; from the coding sequence ATGTGCGGTATCGCGGGCTGGATCGACTGGGAGCGGGATCTCACCCGGGAGGGGGCCGTGCTGAAAGCCATGACCGGCACCCTTGCATGCCGTGGCCCGGACGACGACGGGTACTGGGTCTCCCGCCACGCCGCCATCGGTCACCGGCGCCTGATCGTCATCGACCCGGCCGGCGGCGCACAGCCCATGGTGCGGGAGCGGGGCGGCGGCCCCGTGGTCCTGACGTACAACGGCGAGCTCTACAACACGGCCGAGCTGCGCCAGGAGCTGGCGGCCCTGGGCCACACCTTCACGACCCGCTCTGACACCGAGGTGGTGCTGGCGGCCTACCTGGCCTGGGGCGAGCGGGCGCCGGCCAGGCTCAACGGCATCTTCGCCTTCGCCGTGTGGGATGAGGGCGCCCAGCGGCTCTTCCTGGCCCGGGATCACTTCGGCATCAAGCCGCTGTTCTTCTTCGCGCGGGGCGGGACCCTGGTGTTCGGGTCGGAACTCAAGGCCCTCCTGGCCCATCCGGCGGTGGAACCGGTGGTGGACGCGGAGGGCCTGGCCGAGATCTTCGCCGTCGGCCCCGCCCGGACCCCGGGGCACGGCATCTTCCGCGGGGTGCGGGAGGTCCTGCCCGGCCACTATGTGATCTTCGATCGGCGCGGCCTGCGCCAGGGCCCTTACTGGCAGCTGGAGAGCCGGCCCCACACCGACGGCCTTGTGGAGACGGTGGCGACGGTGCGCGACCTGCTGGCCGACGCCGTCCGCCGCCAGCTGGTCTCCGACGTCCCGCTGGGCACGCTGCTTTCGGGCGGTCTCGATTCCAGCGCCGTCACCGCCCTGGCCGTCCGGGCGTTGGCCGGCGCAGGGCAGGCGGACCCCCTGCGGACCTTCTCCGTCGACTACGAGGGCAACGACCGGTTCTTCCAGCCCAACGACTTCCAGCCCGAGGCCGACGCCCCCTACGTCGAGCTGATGGCCCGCACCCTGGGGACCCGGCACCGGGTGGTGCGGCTGTCGACCGCGGCCCTGGTGGAGGCCTTGCCCGCGGCCATGACGGCCCGCGACCTGCCCGGCATGGCCGACATCGACGCCTCGCTGCTGCTCTTCTGCCAGGAGATCAAGCGCGACGTCACCGTCGCCCTCTCGGGGGAGTGCGCCGACGAGGTGTTCTGCGGGTATCCCTGGTTCTACCGCCAGGACGCGCTAGAGGCCCGGACCTTCCCCTGGTCCTTGAAGGTGGACGCCCGCCTGCAGGTGCTGCACCCGGAGCTGCGGGCCCGGCTCCGCCCCGAGGAGTACCTGGCCGAACGGTACCGGGAGGCCCTGGCGGAGGTGCCGCGGCTGGAGGGGGAAGAACCGGCCGCCGCCCGCGTCCGGGAGATCGCCTACCTGACCCTCACCCGCTGGATGCCGGTGCTGCTCGACCGCAACGACCGGATGAGCATGGCCGTGGGGCTGGAGGTGCGGGTGCCCTTCTGCGATCCCCGGCTGGTGGAGTACGTGTGGAACGTGCCGTGGGAGCTCAAGACCCTGAGCGGCCGGGAGAAGGGCCTGCTGCGCCATGCCCTGGAGGGCATCCTGCCGCCGGAGGTGCTCTGGCGCAAGAAGAGCCCGTACCCCAAGACCTTCAACCCCGCCTACCTGGCGGCCATGCAGGCCTGGATGCGCTCCATCCTGGACGATCCGGCCTCGCCCCTGCGGCCGCTGATCGATGAGGCGGCGGTGCGGCAGCTGGTGGAGGCGGAAGGGGAGTTCGACATCCCCTGGTTCGGCCAGCTGATGCGCCGGCCGCAGATGCTGGCCTACCTGGCCCAGGTGGACCTGTGGCTCCGCAAGTACAAGGTCCGGATCGAGGTCTGA
- a CDS encoding ammonium transporter yields the protein MPEAVSADAVAVALNTAWTLLAAFLVFFMQAGFALVEAGFTRAKNAANIVLKNLMDFAVASLAYWAIGFALMFGADAAGLVGTTGWFSQEAGFGHLDLSLPLLAFLMFQTVFAGTSATIVSGAMAERTKFASYLVFSAVMSMLIYPVVGHWIWGGGWLAQLGMLDFAGSTVVHSVGAWAALAGLILLGPRLGRFGPDGRPHKIRGHSVTLAALGVFILWFGWFGFNPGSTLAATDANIARIAVTTNLGAAAGALAALLAAWLKQGKPDVEASLNGALGGLVAITAGTAWVSPASSIVIGGVGGLAVLAGTALLERWHVDDAVGAIPVHGAAGVWGTLAVGLFHEEQGLLFGGGSQLLVAQFIGVVAVAVWTFAASYVTFALIKATMGLRVTPQEEEHGLDLGEHDTVAYPEFVAAAATAQEVAPLPSTPVMAPAPASARGGGD from the coding sequence ATGCCCGAGGCCGTCAGTGCCGACGCGGTGGCGGTTGCCCTCAACACGGCGTGGACGTTGTTGGCCGCCTTTCTGGTCTTTTTCATGCAGGCGGGTTTTGCACTGGTCGAAGCGGGCTTCACGCGCGCCAAGAACGCGGCCAACATCGTCCTGAAGAACCTGATGGACTTCGCCGTCGCCTCGCTGGCTTACTGGGCCATCGGTTTCGCCCTGATGTTCGGAGCCGACGCCGCCGGGCTGGTCGGGACGACGGGCTGGTTCAGCCAGGAGGCGGGCTTCGGCCACCTTGACCTGTCGCTGCCTCTGTTGGCGTTCCTCATGTTCCAGACGGTCTTTGCCGGTACTTCGGCCACCATCGTCTCGGGCGCCATGGCCGAACGGACGAAGTTCGCCTCCTACCTGGTCTTCAGCGCGGTCATGTCCATGCTGATCTACCCGGTGGTCGGGCACTGGATCTGGGGCGGGGGATGGCTCGCCCAACTCGGCATGCTGGACTTCGCGGGCTCGACGGTGGTGCATTCCGTCGGTGCGTGGGCGGCGCTGGCCGGCCTCATCCTGCTGGGTCCCCGGTTGGGGCGCTTCGGCCCTGACGGGCGGCCCCACAAGATTCGCGGTCACAGCGTCACCCTCGCGGCCCTGGGCGTCTTCATCCTCTGGTTCGGCTGGTTCGGCTTCAACCCCGGCAGCACCCTGGCTGCCACCGATGCCAACATCGCCCGCATCGCCGTGACCACCAACCTGGGGGCGGCGGCCGGTGCCCTGGCGGCCTTGCTGGCGGCGTGGCTCAAGCAGGGCAAGCCCGACGTGGAGGCCTCCCTCAACGGCGCCCTGGGCGGGCTGGTGGCCATCACCGCCGGAACGGCCTGGGTGAGCCCTGCCAGCTCGATCGTCATCGGCGGCGTGGGCGGCCTCGCCGTCCTCGCAGGAACGGCCCTTCTGGAGCGGTGGCACGTGGACGATGCGGTCGGCGCCATCCCCGTCCATGGTGCCGCCGGCGTCTGGGGCACCCTGGCGGTCGGCCTCTTCCATGAGGAACAGGGCCTGCTCTTCGGTGGCGGCAGCCAGCTGCTGGTCGCCCAGTTCATCGGGGTGGTCGCGGTGGCCGTGTGGACCTTCGCCGCCTCCTACGTCACATTCGCCCTGATCAAGGCCACCATGGGCCTGCGGGTGACGCCCCAGGAAGAAGAGCACGGCCTCGACCTGGGCGAGCACGACACCGTGGCGTATCCCGAGTTTGTCGCCGCCGCCGCGACGGCGCAAGAGGTGGCGCCCCTGCCGAGCACACCCGTGATGGCACCGGCTCCGGCGTCCGCCCGTGGCGGCGGCGACTGA
- a CDS encoding ANTAR domain-containing response regulator has protein sequence MNKPEVIVFGFDPAGPGGRLPGALLDTGWPILVQVGWPSEQWLARQQADLFVMRPAGIERPAERTRTLGRVTGRPVLWMVDPGDPEPEGLWQHLASEDWPVWALLPADAPKWQLVAVCRALMGSAGRLQQARQMVDEAMRKLEDRKIIERAKGILMDRFDLAESEAYKRLRDTAMRQRKPLREIAQSIIEFTALDETGSRRSGRGRR, from the coding sequence ATGAACAAGCCGGAAGTCATCGTCTTCGGCTTCGACCCCGCAGGCCCCGGGGGCCGCTTGCCCGGGGCCCTCCTGGATACGGGGTGGCCCATCCTGGTGCAGGTGGGGTGGCCGTCGGAACAGTGGCTTGCCCGCCAGCAAGCCGACCTGTTCGTCATGCGTCCCGCGGGCATCGAGCGCCCCGCCGAGCGCACCCGGACCCTGGGCCGGGTGACGGGCAGGCCCGTGCTGTGGATGGTGGATCCTGGGGACCCGGAGCCCGAGGGATTGTGGCAGCATCTGGCCTCGGAGGATTGGCCGGTCTGGGCGTTGCTCCCCGCCGACGCCCCCAAGTGGCAGCTGGTGGCCGTCTGCCGGGCGCTGATGGGCAGCGCCGGGCGCCTGCAGCAGGCCCGGCAGATGGTGGACGAAGCGATGCGGAAGCTGGAGGACCGGAAGATCATCGAACGGGCCAAGGGCATCCTCATGGACCGGTTCGACCTGGCCGAATCCGAGGCGTACAAGCGGCTGCGCGACACGGCCATGCGCCAGCGCAAGCCCTTGCGCGAGATTGCGCAGAGCATCATCGAGTTCACCGCCCTGGACGAGACCGGGTCCCGCCGCTCCGGACGCGGGCGGCGGTAG
- the glnA gene encoding type I glutamate--ammonia ligase — MKKMSPGDIKAAIRDMNIGTISLQFTDILGTVKHVEIPAEQIDKALAGELMFDGSSIEGFVRIEESDMYLRPDPATFVILPWKTREGRRTARLICDVYNPDGTPFEGDPRYVLKRVVAEAAEMGYVMNVGPEPEFFLFDRAAAEQARPATLDHAGYFDLAPVDKGEEVRAEIVLTLQEMGFEIEAAHHEVAPSQHEIDFKYADAVTTADNIATFRSVVRTIALQHGLHATFMPKPLYGENGSGMHLHQSLFRGDQNAFYDPNTPDRLSEVCKQYIAGIMEHARAITAVTNPLVNSYKRLVPGYEAPVYVAWSYRNRSPMIRIPAKRGLSTRIELRSPDPSCNPYLALAVILKAGLDGIKRRLTPPDPVEGNIYHMPQAERDELGIASLPGSLAEAIQALEQDPLILEALGSHVASRYLEAKKIEWDVYRTQISPWELQEYLAKY, encoded by the coding sequence GTGAAGAAGATGTCCCCTGGCGACATCAAGGCCGCCATCCGCGACATGAACATCGGCACCATCAGCCTGCAGTTCACCGACATCCTGGGCACGGTCAAGCACGTGGAGATCCCGGCGGAGCAGATCGACAAGGCGCTGGCGGGCGAGCTGATGTTCGACGGCTCGTCCATCGAGGGGTTCGTCCGGATCGAGGAGTCGGACATGTACCTGCGGCCGGACCCGGCGACCTTCGTCATCCTGCCCTGGAAGACCCGCGAGGGCCGGCGCACCGCGCGCCTGATCTGCGACGTCTACAACCCCGACGGCACGCCCTTCGAGGGCGACCCGCGGTACGTGCTCAAGCGGGTGGTGGCCGAGGCGGCGGAGATGGGGTACGTGATGAACGTCGGCCCCGAGCCGGAGTTCTTCCTGTTCGACCGGGCGGCGGCGGAGCAGGCCCGGCCCGCGACCCTGGACCACGCCGGCTACTTCGACCTGGCCCCGGTGGACAAGGGCGAGGAGGTCCGGGCGGAGATCGTCCTCACCCTGCAGGAGATGGGCTTCGAGATCGAGGCCGCCCACCACGAGGTGGCGCCGTCCCAGCACGAGATCGACTTCAAGTACGCCGACGCCGTGACCACCGCGGACAACATCGCCACCTTCCGCAGCGTGGTGCGTACCATCGCCCTGCAGCACGGCCTGCACGCCACCTTCATGCCCAAGCCCCTCTACGGCGAGAACGGCTCGGGCATGCACCTGCACCAGTCCCTCTTCCGCGGCGACCAGAACGCCTTCTACGACCCCAATACCCCGGACCGGCTGAGCGAAGTCTGCAAGCAGTACATCGCCGGCATCATGGAGCACGCGCGGGCCATCACCGCGGTGACGAACCCGCTGGTCAACTCCTACAAGCGGCTGGTGCCGGGGTATGAGGCGCCGGTGTACGTGGCCTGGTCGTACCGCAACCGCAGTCCCATGATCCGCATCCCGGCCAAGCGCGGGCTCAGCACCCGCATCGAGCTGCGCTCCCCCGATCCCTCCTGCAACCCCTACCTGGCCCTGGCCGTGATCCTCAAGGCGGGCCTGGACGGCATCAAGCGGCGCCTGACCCCGCCCGATCCCGTGGAGGGCAACATCTACCACATGCCCCAGGCCGAGCGGGACGAACTGGGCATCGCCAGCCTGCCCGGGTCGCTGGCCGAAGCCATCCAGGCCCTGGAGCAGGATCCGCTGATCCTGGAGGCGCTGGGCAGCCACGTGGCCTCCCGCTACCTGGAGGCGAAGAAGATCGAATGGGACGTCTACCGCACCCAGATCTCGCCGTGGGAGCTCCAGGAGTATCTGGCGAAGTATTGA
- a CDS encoding MerR family transcriptional regulator, with the protein MGAAERLTGLTQRQIRYYEAKGLVRLARSPSGQRLLTARDIRQLRRIRWLLQQGHNVHTMRVILAADGAGLQPQRGARENGGQWVNNKGRSTASPRTVVGR; encoded by the coding sequence ATGGGCGCAGCGGAGCGGCTAACGGGACTGACCCAGCGGCAAATCCGGTACTACGAGGCCAAGGGCTTGGTCCGCCTTGCGCGCAGTCCCTCCGGACAACGCCTGCTCACGGCCAGGGACATCCGGCAACTGCGTCGCATCCGGTGGCTCCTGCAACAGGGGCACAACGTTCACACCATGCGGGTCATACTGGCCGCTGACGGCGCAGGGCTGCAGCCGCAGCGGGGCGCCCGGGAAAATGGGGGGCAATGGGTAAACAACAAGGGTCGCAGCACGGCATCGCCACGGACCGTCGTCGGACGCTGA
- a CDS encoding amino acid permease, whose protein sequence is MDRKSAPAAPARSGSGNGRWQAPGPELIRRFKRIVFGRPRRTDEEQAERLPVLTGLAVFFSDALSSVGYGPEEILFVLAAAGTAGMAYGLSVAAAIVLLILIVSASYIQIIYAYPAGGGAYAVARENLGEIAGLVAAAALLVDYLLTVAVSVAAGVGSLAAGLPALRGHETALAVVAVLVIAWLNLRGVRESGTAVAIPVYGFVLVTGALVAAGLVQLARGAWHPGVDPAQGFRFAHLPWAGPGVSLFLLLRAFASGTATLTGLEAVANGVKAFRQPEARNAARTMALGRTLLAVLFAGLMILATGLHVAPREGETVLSQMARAVFGGGVMYYAVVVGTMVILLLAANTAFAGFPRLLAILARDGYVSRRFANLGDTLVHNLGIALLALASSLLLVLFRGSTHRLIPLYAVGVFTAFTLSQTGMVVHWLREMRARRAALAEERARKTALAEERARRAALTEERAGKAAPAEERARKAALPEEQAGKAALAEEPARQAALAQPRAGGGTAGGRSAGPAVLPLLWPLAINGLGAVACAVVLAVVIVTKFLLGGWVAVLLVPLLVGYFLSVRNYYRRFLDRIAALDIEHMRIDDPGRMLVVLTVGALSPVIRHAARVARRLGGDVVAVHVAVDPAYAQQLRREWRPDRAGGIPLEILESPYRSLVDPLREYLDRRLAEQPGRVINLLVPVIVTNDPFDAYLHNGTANQIVRELVYTDGVLITLIPFYVDILGNGNGHGNGHGNGHGHGHGRGHGN, encoded by the coding sequence ATGGATCGAAAATCGGCGCCGGCCGCTCCGGCCCGGTCCGGGAGCGGGAATGGCCGCTGGCAGGCGCCGGGTCCCGAGCTGATCCGGCGTTTCAAGCGGATCGTGTTCGGGCGCCCAAGGCGCACCGATGAGGAGCAGGCCGAGCGGCTTCCGGTTCTCACGGGCCTGGCCGTGTTCTTCAGTGACGCTCTCTCATCGGTGGGATACGGTCCCGAGGAGATCCTCTTCGTCCTGGCGGCCGCCGGGACGGCCGGCATGGCCTACGGTCTCTCGGTAGCGGCCGCCATCGTGCTGCTGATCCTCATCGTCTCCGCTTCCTACATTCAGATCATCTATGCCTACCCGGCCGGAGGCGGCGCCTATGCCGTGGCCCGCGAGAACCTGGGCGAGATCGCGGGGCTGGTGGCGGCCGCGGCGCTGCTGGTCGACTACCTGCTTACCGTGGCGGTGTCCGTGGCTGCGGGCGTCGGATCCCTGGCGGCGGGGCTGCCCGCCCTGCGGGGCCACGAGACGGCCCTGGCGGTGGTGGCGGTCCTGGTGATCGCGTGGCTCAACCTCCGGGGTGTCCGCGAGTCGGGCACCGCTGTGGCCATCCCGGTGTACGGGTTCGTCCTGGTCACCGGCGCGCTGGTGGCGGCGGGGCTGGTTCAGCTGGCCCGCGGGGCCTGGCATCCGGGGGTCGACCCGGCCCAGGGCTTCCGATTCGCCCACCTGCCGTGGGCCGGCCCGGGTGTCAGCCTGTTCCTCCTGCTGCGGGCTTTCGCGTCCGGCACGGCGACCCTGACGGGGCTGGAGGCGGTGGCCAACGGCGTCAAGGCCTTCCGCCAGCCCGAGGCCCGCAACGCGGCCCGGACCATGGCCCTGGGCCGCACCCTGCTGGCGGTCCTGTTTGCCGGGCTGATGATCCTGGCCACCGGGCTGCACGTGGCGCCCCGGGAGGGGGAGACCGTCCTCAGTCAGATGGCGCGGGCGGTCTTTGGCGGCGGTGTGATGTATTACGCCGTCGTGGTGGGCACCATGGTGATCCTGCTCCTGGCGGCCAACACCGCCTTCGCCGGCTTTCCCCGGCTGCTGGCCATCCTGGCCCGGGACGGGTACGTGTCGCGGCGCTTTGCCAATCTTGGTGACACGCTGGTGCACAACCTGGGCATTGCCCTGCTGGCCCTGGCGTCGTCCCTGCTGCTGGTCCTGTTCCGCGGCAGCACCCACCGCCTGATCCCGCTCTATGCGGTGGGAGTCTTCACCGCCTTCACCCTGTCCCAGACGGGCATGGTGGTGCACTGGCTGCGGGAGATGCGGGCCCGTCGGGCGGCGCTGGCGGAGGAACGGGCGCGGAAGACGGCGCTTGCGGAGGAACGGGCGCGCCGGGCGGCGCTTACGGAGGAGCGAGCGGGAAAGGCGGCCCCGGCGGAGGAGCGGGCGCGGAAGGCGGCGCTCCCGGAGGAGCAAGCGGGAAAGGCAGCCCTGGCGGAGGAGCCGGCGCGACAGGCGGCCCTTGCCCAGCCGCGGGCCGGCGGGGGCACGGCCGGGGGCCGCAGCGCAGGTCCCGCGGTCCTGCCGCTGCTCTGGCCCCTGGCCATCAACGGCCTGGGGGCCGTGGCCTGCGCCGTGGTCCTGGCCGTGGTGATCGTCACCAAGTTCCTGCTGGGCGGCTGGGTGGCGGTGCTGCTGGTCCCCCTGCTGGTGGGGTACTTCCTTTCGGTACGCAACTACTATCGCCGGTTCCTCGATCGGATCGCGGCCCTGGACATCGAGCACATGCGCATCGACGACCCCGGCCGCATGCTGGTGGTGCTGACGGTGGGGGCCCTGTCGCCGGTGATCCGCCACGCGGCGCGGGTGGCGCGGCGGCTGGGCGGCGACGTGGTTGCCGTCCACGTGGCGGTCGACCCGGCCTATGCCCAGCAGCTGCGGCGGGAATGGCGGCCCGACCGGGCCGGAGGGATTCCGCTGGAGATCCTGGAATCGCCCTACCGCAGCCTGGTAGACCCCCTGCGGGAGTACCTGGACCGGCGCCTGGCCGAGCAACCGGGCCGCGTGATCAACCTCCTGGTGCCGGTGATCGTGACGAACGATCCCTTCGACGCGTACCTGCACAACGGGACGGCGAATCAGATCGTGCGCGAGCTGGTCTACACCGACGGGGTGCTGATCACGCTGATCCCGTTCTACGTTGACATCCTGGGCAACGGCAACGGCCACGGCAACGGGCACGGCAACGGCCATGGCCATGGCCACGGACGCGGACACGGTAACTGA
- a CDS encoding penicillin-binding transpeptidase domain-containing protein has product MSLLLAGCSRAPGPDAILRQYLDAWQRQDYAAMYALLDAASREAISQDDFADRYRRIEEGIERTGLSAEVHVPGDFRPEGDQVTLSFTARWETALTGAFVQEYQAQLVREEEGWRVRWTPALIFPDLKEGDKVRAQSLPARRGSLLDRKGRPLALDEPARAIGLVPGKMAPDSAERLAKVLGIATGAVEKQLGQPWVRDDLFVPIVTWPESRAEAAEEDLLAIPGVLISSSRETARWYPHGALAAHTLGYTGPITAEELTDERRQAGYGRNDRIGKQGLERALEEDLRGRRGGRIWIEREDGSDGPEIARREAQAGRDLQLTLDLDVQRAVERALNETLGSAGAGAGGRGRGQLDGQAAAVVLDPATGEVLALASRPGFDPNRLADGITAEEWQALSDDPRSPLYHKALAALTPGSTFKPFTAAVALDEGVIAPDTDFGPSPEQWQKDASWGDYYVRRVPHPPGRVDLIRALVWSDNVYFARAGLALGAERFQRGLTRFGLGEEVPFVLGVVPGRVAGEGGIQGEIQLADSAYGQGQVQVSPLQLAAMYTAFLHDGDVLRPRLLLDEPASGQPAGTASGQPAGTAAGQPEGTGSSPPAGAAAGPSSAAPPGSREGELPGGPIWKQGAARPETAQVIRQALRQVVADPTGTAHSLASLRGWVVSGKTGTAQVTGGEQGARWRWFAGWASPAGSGEPRLLMVFAIHQQGAADEGSPNPAVVAARRLLEAWRPEAD; this is encoded by the coding sequence ATGAGCCTGCTTCTGGCCGGCTGCAGCCGGGCCCCGGGTCCCGACGCCATCCTGCGCCAGTACCTGGACGCCTGGCAGCGGCAGGACTATGCCGCCATGTACGCCCTGCTGGATGCAGCCAGCCGCGAGGCCATTTCCCAGGACGACTTCGCTGACCGCTACCGCCGGATCGAAGAGGGGATCGAGCGCACGGGTCTCTCGGCGGAGGTTCACGTGCCCGGCGACTTCCGCCCGGAGGGGGATCAGGTGACCCTGTCTTTCACCGCCCGCTGGGAGACGGCCCTGACCGGCGCCTTCGTCCAGGAGTACCAGGCCCAGCTGGTGCGGGAGGAAGAGGGGTGGCGCGTCCGCTGGACGCCGGCCCTGATCTTCCCCGATCTCAAGGAGGGCGACAAGGTGCGGGCCCAGAGCCTGCCGGCCCGGCGAGGCAGCCTGCTGGACCGCAAGGGCCGGCCCCTGGCCCTGGACGAACCGGCCCGCGCCATCGGCCTGGTCCCCGGCAAGATGGCCCCGGATTCCGCCGAACGGCTGGCCAAGGTACTGGGCATTGCCACCGGGGCCGTGGAAAAGCAACTAGGGCAGCCCTGGGTCCGGGACGACCTGTTCGTCCCCATCGTGACCTGGCCGGAATCCCGGGCGGAAGCGGCGGAGGAGGATCTGCTGGCCATCCCCGGCGTCCTCATCAGCTCCAGCCGCGAGACGGCCCGCTGGTACCCCCACGGCGCCCTGGCCGCCCATACCCTGGGCTACACCGGCCCCATCACCGCCGAGGAATTGACGGACGAGCGGCGGCAGGCCGGGTACGGCCGCAACGACCGGATCGGCAAGCAGGGCCTGGAACGGGCGCTGGAGGAAGACCTTCGGGGCCGGCGGGGCGGGCGCATCTGGATCGAGCGGGAGGACGGCAGCGACGGTCCCGAGATCGCCCGCCGCGAGGCCCAGGCCGGACGGGACCTGCAGCTGACCCTGGACCTGGACGTCCAGCGGGCGGTGGAACGGGCCCTGAACGAAACCCTGGGTTCCGCCGGAGCCGGCGCAGGGGGAAGGGGCCGCGGCCAACTGGACGGCCAGGCGGCGGCGGTGGTCCTTGACCCGGCCACGGGGGAGGTGCTGGCCCTGGCCAGCCGCCCCGGGTTCGACCCCAACCGGCTGGCGGACGGCATCACTGCGGAGGAGTGGCAGGCGCTCAGCGACGATCCCCGCTCGCCCCTCTATCACAAGGCCCTGGCCGCCCTGACGCCGGGGTCGACCTTCAAGCCCTTCACCGCGGCCGTGGCCCTGGATGAGGGCGTCATCGCCCCCGACACGGACTTCGGCCCAAGCCCCGAGCAGTGGCAGAAGGACGCCTCGTGGGGTGATTACTACGTCCGCCGCGTGCCCCACCCGCCGGGGCGCGTCGACCTGATCCGCGCCCTGGTGTGGTCCGATAACGTCTACTTCGCCCGGGCCGGCCTTGCCCTGGGAGCGGAGCGCTTCCAGCGGGGCCTGACCCGCTTCGGGCTGGGGGAGGAGGTGCCCTTCGTCCTGGGCGTGGTGCCGGGCCGGGTGGCCGGCGAGGGCGGGATCCAGGGCGAGATCCAGCTGGCCGACAGCGCCTACGGCCAGGGGCAGGTGCAGGTGAGCCCGCTGCAGCTGGCGGCCATGTACACCGCGTTCCTCCATGACGGGGACGTCCTGCGGCCGCGCCTCCTGCTGGACGAACCGGCCTCCGGCCAGCCGGCCGGGACGGCATCCGGCCAGCCTGCGGGCACCGCGGCTGGCCAGCCGGAGGGCACGGGGTCCAGCCCGCCTGCCGGTGCAGCCGCCGGTCCGTCGTCCGCTGCGCCGCCCGGCTCGCGGGAAGGTGAGCTGCCCGGCGGCCCCATCTGGAAGCAAGGGGCGGCCCGCCCGGAGACGGCTCAGGTGATCCGCCAGGCGCTCCGCCAGGTGGTGGCGGACCCCACGGGCACCGCCCACAGCCTGGCGTCCCTCCGGGGCTGGGTGGTTTCGGGCAAGACCGGCACCGCCCAGGTGACCGGCGGGGAGCAGGGAGCCCGCTGGCGCTGGTTCGCCGGATGGGCGAGCCCGGCCGGGTCCGGCGAGCCGCGGCTTCTGATGGTGTTCGCCATTCACCAGCAGGGGGCGGCGGACGAGGGCAGCCCCAACCCCGCCGTGGTGGCGGCCCGGCGCCTCCTGGAAGCGTGGCGCCCCGAGGCCGATTGA